Proteins encoded in a region of the Populus nigra chromosome 3, ddPopNigr1.1, whole genome shotgun sequence genome:
- the LOC133689827 gene encoding clathrin interactor EPSIN 1 has translation MDFIKVFDQTVREIKREVNLKVLKVPEIEQKVLDATDDAPWGPHGSAMAEIAQATKKFTECQMIMNVLWTRLGETGKDWRLVYKALAVIEYLVAHGSDRAVDDIIEHTFQISSLTSFEYVEPNGKDSGLNVRKKAETIVSLLNNKDKIYEVRSKAATNRDKYVGLSSSGISYKSSTASFGSSSSSSFQSRDRYGGGLSGTGDEDSYDSFKQEKSRKDSYTKSHRRGISDDQDSTLKKGSAGFGSKDQDNLSSRASRSSANLNASDKKNSVSSNYDDDDFDPRGTSSTKSASQTSNQVDLFGESLIGDLMDAPPSVPTEALVMNGNSAEVDLFADAAFVSAPPQAGKEASSQTQTKVDLFTSQPANPSAVPSTFDFFSSDEPVAQPGIKTPKSDPPNTNVFDPFAAVPMNNFDGSDLFGVFTSSSNPASSEPTQSPIKDGSLNNLDGKSSASSNPPQKEGFQVKSGIWADSLSRGLIDLNISAPKKVSLVDVGVVGDLTNGLDEREKGPPTSFYMGTAMGMGSGLGKSGLTASQSQATGGDDFFSSLGGQQYHFGNFK, from the exons ATGGATTTCATCAAAGTCTTTGATCAAACAGTCCGCGAAAT AAAGAGAGAGGTCAATCTCAAGGTCTTGAAGGTTCCTGAAATCGAACAAaag GTGTTGGATGCCACTGATGATGCACCTTGGGGTCCACATGGCTCTGCAATGGCTGAGATCGCGCAAGCTACTAAAAAATT CACGGAATGTCAAATGATCATGAATGTCCTGTGGACGAGGTTAGGTGAGACGGGCAAGGACTGGCGTCTTGTTTACAAG GCATTGGCTGTCATAGAATATTTGGTGGCACATGGATCTGATCGTGCTGTTGATGACATAATAGAACACACATTCCAGATATCA TCCCTCACAAGTTTCGAATATGTTGAGCCAAACGGAAAGGACTCAGGACTTAATGTGAGGAAGAAGGCTGAAACTATTGTATCCCTTTTGAAcaataaggataaaatatacGAAGTCAGGAGTAAGGCTGCTACTAACCGTGACAA GTATGTTGGTCTTTCATCTAGTGGAATATCTTATAAGTCAAGCACAGCCTCATTtggtagcagcagcagcagcagcttccaAAGTAGAGATCGTTATGGAGGTGGCTTAAGTGGTACGGGAGATGAAGATAGCTATGATAGTTTTAAACAAGAAAAGAGTCGAAAGGATTCCTACACGAAGTCACATCGAAGGGGTATAAGTGACGATCAAGACAGCACCTTGAAAAAGGGTTCTGCAGGCTTTGGAAG CAAGGATCAAGATAATTTGTCTTCTCGTGCATCAAGGTCATCTGCTAACCTAAATGCCTCTGATAAGAAAAACTCAGTTTCAAGTAATTATGATGACGATGATTTTGATCCCCGAGGAACCTCCAGCACTA AGTCTGCTTCTCAAACCTCAAACCAAGTTGATTTGTTTGGAGAAAGTTTGATTGGTGATCTCATGGATGCACCTCCATCTGTTCCTACAGAAGCTTTAGTCATGAATGGGAATTCTGCAGAGGTTGATCTGTTTGCTGATGCAGCTTTTGTATCAGCACCTCCCCAAGCTGGAAAGGAAGCAAGTTCACAGACTCAG ACAAAGGTCGATCTGTTCACTTCCCAACCTGCCAACCCTTCTGCAGTTCCTTCTACATTTGACTTCTTTTCTAGTGATGAACCAGTCGCACAACCCGGGATCAAGACTCCAAAATCTGATCCTCCAAATACTAATGTCTTTGACCCATTTGCTGCAGTTCCAATGAACAATTTTGATGGGTCTGATCTTTTTGGTGTATTCACTTCTAGTTCTAATCCAGCTTCTTCAGAACCAACTCAAAGTCCTATTAAAGATGGCAGCCTTAACAATTTGGATGGGAAGTCTTCGGCAAGCTCCAATCCTCCACAGAAGGAGGGTTTCCAGGTGAAGTCTGGAATATGGGCAGATTCGCTTAGCCGTGGACTGATTGATCTTAATATATCTGCTC CCAAGAAGGTGTCTCTTGTAGATGTTGGTGTCGTGGGTGATCTTACTAATGGATTAGATGAAAGGGAAAAGGGACCTCCAACTTCATTCTATATGGGAACAGCTATGGGCATGGGATCTGGCCTTGGTAAATCCGGGTTAACGGCTTCACAGTCACAAGCAACTGGCGGAGATGATTTCTTCTCAAGCCTTGGTGGCCAACAATACCACTTTGGTAATTTTAAGTAA
- the LOC133689828 gene encoding uncharacterized protein LOC133689828 has translation MASSSSSSSHQTRVPFPSDPGGKPLDDVPIHVVTEPSQLPVEFLNPSAAKQLIIGFDCEGVNLCRHGALCIMQLAFPDAIYLVDAIKGGESLIKVCKPALESSYITKVIHDCKRDSEALYFQFGIKLHNVVDTQIAYSLIEEQEGQTRLPGDYISFVGLLADPRYCGVSYLEKEEVRVLLRQDPMFWTYRPLSEMMIRAAADDVRFLLCIYYKMMEKLNERSLWYLAVRGALYSRCFCINENNYADWPDIPPIPDNLTIEDNAPEEEILYVLDVPPGKMGRVIGRRGASILSIKQSCNAEIFFGGAKGPPDKAFIIGPVKQVRKAEAMLKGKMVDIY, from the exons AtggcttcctcttcttcttcctcttctcatCAGACTCGCGTTCCTTTCCCTTCCGACCCAG GTGGTAAACCACTAGATGATGTTCCGATCCATGTTGTCACCGAACCTTCTCAACTTCCGGTCGAGTTCCTTAACCCTTCTGCCGCAAAGCAATTGATCATTGGTTTTGACTGTGAGGGTGTTAATCTCTGTCGTCATGGAGCTCTCTGTATTATGCAG CTTGCATTCCCGGATGCTATCTACTTGGTTGATGCCATTAAGGGTGGAGAGTCGCTTATCAAAGTGTGTAAGCCTGCACTTGAGTCGAGTTACATCACAAAAGTTATTCACGATTGCAAACGGGATAGCGAG gcattatattttcaatttggcATCAAGTTGCACAATGTTGTTGATACCCAG ATTGCTTATTCTCTGATAGAGGAGCAAGAAGGACAGACTAGATTGCCAGGGGACTATATATCATTTGTTGGCCTCCTTGCAGATCCACGCTATTGTG GTGTATCTTATCTGGAGAAGGAAGAGGTTCGTGTTCTCCTCCGACAG GATCCTATGTTCTGGACATACAGGCCACTATCCGAAATGATGATCCGTGCAGCTGCAGATGATGTTCGTTTTCTTCTCTGCATCTATTATAAGATGATGGAAAAGCTGAACGAAAGATCGTTATGGTATCTTGCAGTTCGTGGAGCATTGTATTCTCGATGTTTCTGCATTAATGAGAATAATTATGCTGATTGGCCTGATATCCCTCCTATTCCag ATAACCTCACCATTGAGGACAATGCCCCCGAGGAGGAAATCCTTTATGTTCTTGATGTTCCCCCGGGAAAGATGGGACGTGTTATTGGAAGACGAGGAGCTTCCATTTTGTCAATAAAGCAATCTTGCAA TGCGGAAATTTTCTTTGGAGGTGCGAAGGGTCCACCTGACAAG GCATTCATAATAGGACCAGTGAAACAGGTGAGGAAAGCAGAAGCCATGCTGAAGGGGAAAATGGTGGATATTTACTAG